One Senegalimassilia faecalis genomic window, ACGCGGGCATTCGCCGCGCGGACGTGTTTGTTGCCACCACGGGCCAGGACGATGACAACCTGGTGTCGTGCGAAATTGCGCAGCGTGTGTTCAACGTGCCGCGCTGTATTGCGCGCGTGAACAGTCCGAAGAACCTGCGCATTTTCCACGAGGTGGGCATCGAGTGCGTGTCGTCTACCACGCTGATTGCGAACCTGATCGAAGAAGAAACGCTTCTGGGCAGCGTGTCGGTTGCCTCGTCGCTGACGCACGGCAACGTGATGCTGACGGAGGTGGTGGTGCCGCGCATGCGTCATCATTCCAACGACGCCGGCGTGCTGGCGTCGGCCATTCCCATGCCGCCCGACAGCCTGATTGCAGCCGTGGCCTCGCACGATAACGTTGAAGTGACAAACGAGGACACGGTGCTGTTCCCTGGCGACAAGGCCATCGTGGTGGCCGACAACGAAGCCATCGATGAAGTGCGTGTCGTGTTCAAGACACTGTAGACAACAAGGCGGCGAAGGGATTGGGGCAGATGCCGCCAAAGGCAGGCTCGGGAAACGCGGCCTTCTTGGCGGCGGTGTGCGCTCCGGCGTCCGCGATACCTGGCAACTCGGACTAGCGAAGCAAAAAAGAAGGGAGCCAAACGGCTCCCTTCTTTTTTTGCGCGTAACTTGTGGTCTGCGCTTAGCGCGGCGTGTTCGCCAGCTCGTCAAGCGCTTCCTGCGGCGTGTACTCGCACGTGCCATCGCCCAGCTTCACCACGTCGATGCTGTCACCGGCCTTCACCTGACCCGTGGTCAGCGCCACGAAGAAGATGCCCTCGCGCGGGAAGATGCAGTCGCCGGCCAGGTAGTAGATGGCGCACTTTTGGTGGCACACCTTGCCCTGCTGGGACAGCTCCAGCAGCACGTCGTCGCCGATTTTGATTTGCGTGCCCAGTGGCAGCGCCATAAGGTTGATGCCTTCGGTGGTGATGTTCTCGGCGAAGTCGCCTTCCTTCACGTCCAGGCCGCGGGCCTGGGCTTTCGCGATGGATTCCCAAGCAAGCAGCGAAACCTGGCGGTGCCATTCTCCGGCGTGCGCGTCTTCGGCCACGCCATGGTGCGCTTCGATGGTAACCGGGCCGTCGACTACAGTTTTGCGCGTGCCCTTGCGTTTGGAAACGCATACGGCGCGCACGGTGCCATGCGTGGTGCTTTCGGCGTCAGGGCCTTCCATGCGGCCCTTTTCCACGATGTTGACCTGGTCGTTTGCCGCCTGGCGCGCGGCGCAATCCGCATCGCAGGCAGCGCAGGCGTTCGGCAGCTGATTATTCTCGTCGCAATTCTGCGTCATGTGTCCCCCAATAAACCTAGTGAATAGCTAGGGGCATACTAGCATACTGGCGCACAAATCGGCGAAGGTGCATACCGAATCCGCGAATGGATGATCGTGATCGAAGAGGCCTTCCCGGGCAACGCGCGAGCGTTGCTGCGTGCGTAAACCATCTGCAGAAACGCCTGGTACATGCCGCTGCGCAAGGCGCCTGCGGTATTATGGCCCTATCCACTAGCAAGCGCGAAAGGGGTCGTTGTGATCAACCGCTACACGCGCCCGGCCATGGGCGCCATCTGGGAGCTTCAGAACAAGTTCTCCATCTGGAAGGAAATCGAGGTGCTGGCGTGCGAAGCGCAGGCCGAGCTGGGTCAGGCCGGCATCACGAAGGAGGAGGCGCAGTGGATTCGCGACCACGCCGACTTCACGGTTGAGCGCATCGACGAGATCGAGCAGGTGACGAACCACGACGTCATCGCCTTCACCACGTGCATGGCCGAGTACATCGACGCCGACGTTCCCGAGGGCAAGGAAAAGCCCAGCCGCTGGGTACACTACGGCATGACGTCGTCCGACCTGGGTGACACTGCGCTGTCGTACCAGATCACGCAGGCAATCGACATTATCCTGGACGATGCGAAGCAGCTGGGCGAAACGTGCAAGCGTCGCGCGTTCGAGTTCCAGAACACGCTGTGCGTGGGCCGCACGCACGGCATCCACGCCGAGCCCATGACGTTCGGCATGAAGTTCGGCAGCTGGGCATGGGCGCTCAAGCGCGCGCAAACGCGCCTGGAGCAGGCCCGCGAGGTTGCCGCAACCGGCGCCATCTCCGGCGCGGTGGGCACGTACTCCAGCATCGACCCCTACGTTGAGCAGTACGTGTGCGAGAAGCTGGGCCTGACGCCCGACCCGCTGTCCACTCAGGTGCTGGCGCGCGACCGCCACGCCCAGGTCATGTGCGCGCTTGCTTGCGCCGCGGCCACGCTGGAATCCATTGCCATGCAGGTGCGCCTGCTGCAGCAAACCGACGTCATCGAGGCGGAAGAGCCGTTCAAGAAGGGCCAGAAGGGCTCGTCGGCCATGCCGCACAAGCGCAACCCCATCACGGCCGAGCGCGTGTGCGGCCTTGCGCGTTGCGTGAAGGCGAATGCCCAGGTGGCGCTTGACAACGTGGCGCTGTGGTTCGAGCGCGACATCAGCCATTCCGGCACGGAGCGCGTGGCGCTAGCCGACAGCTTCATCGCGCTGGACTACATGTTCGGCAAGATGCAGTGGATGCTGGATGGACTGCAAACGTATCCAGCGAAGATGGAGCACAACGTGTGGCGCACGAAGGGCCTCATCTTCTCCAGCAAGGTGCTGCTGGCCCTGGTGAACACGGGCATTACGCGCGAGGATGCCTACGTTATCGTGCAGCGCAACGCCATGGCGGTGTGGGAGGATATCCAGAACGCCGTGGACGGTCCGACGTATCGTGAGCGCCTGGAGGCCGACCCCGAGGCGAAGCTGTCGAAGGAAACGCTCGACGAGATTTTCGACCCGTGGGATTTCCTTACGCGCAAGGACGAAGTGTTCAAGCGCCTGGAGGGCCTGGAGTTCTAACTGTTTCGTCGGCCTGCCGGCCGACGAATTTGCTCGACGCTGTGGAGCCCGATGGCACCCGGCCTTGCCCGCTGTACAGCACGCTGCGCGTACCGAAGTACGCTTGGTGCTGCGGCGGGGCAATTCCGGGCATCCTCGGGCTCCTCGCTGACGTTGGTGGGCCTGGGATTTGTTCCAAGGAGATGCGTAAACGAATAAAGCCCCCGCAATTGCGGGGGCTTTTTGCTGCTGGTGTTTGTGCAGGTTAGGCGCGCAAGAAGGCTTCGTAGCCGCGTTCGGCTTCGTAGATGTCGGCCTTGCTGGTGGCTTCCCAGGGGCTGTGCATGGAAAGCACGGCCACGCCCGAATCGATGACGTCCATGCCGTACTTCGCGGGGATGTACGCGATGGTTCCGCCGCCGCCGGCATCGACTTTGCCCAGCTCGCAGGTTTGGAACTGCACGCCGGCGTCGTCCATGATTTTGCGGATGCGGGCCATGTACTCGGCGCGGGCGTCGTTGCTGCCCGACTTGCCGCGCGCGCCGGTGTACTTGTTGAACACCAGGCCGCGGCCCAGATAAGCGCTGTTCTTCGGCTCGAATACGCTGGCGTAGGCCGGGTCAAGGCCGGCGGACACGTCGGAGGACAGCATGGCGGAAGCGGCCAGCGCGCGGCGCAGCGGCAGCATGCCGCCCTCGCCGGCAAGCTCCATGATCTCGGCGATGGTGTTCTCGAAGAACTGCGACGCCATGCCGGTGGCGCCCACGCTGCCGATCTCTTCCTTGTCCACTAGCACGCACACGCCCGTGCGGTCGAGCTCGTCGCCAGCAACGGCCAGCTGCGCCACCAGCGACGTATAGGCGCACACGCTGTCGTCCTGGCCGTAACCAAGCACCATGGAGCGGTCGAAGCCCAGGTCACGGGCGCGTCCGGCGGGCACCACTTCAAGCTCGGCGGACAGGAAGTCCTCTTCCTCGACGCCGTACTTCTCGTTGAGCAGCTTGAGCGCGAACGCCTTCACCGGCTCCTTCTGCTCCTCGGGCTCGCCTTCGTCGTTGCGCACCACCAGCGGGCGGTTGCCTACCAGGATGTCGAGCGCTTCGCCTTCCACGACCTCGTTGGCTTTCTTGCCCATCTGCTGATTCGCCAGGTGAATGAGCAGGTCGGACACGCAGAACACGGGGTCTTCCGGGTCTTCGCCGATCTTCACGTCCACAACGCTGCCGTCCTTCTTCGCCACCACGCCGTGCAGCGCCAGCGGGATGGTGACCCACTGATAGTGCTTGATGCCGCCGTAATAGTGCGTGTCCAGGAAGGCGAAATCGTTGGACTCGTACAGCGGGTTCTGCTTCACGTCCAGGCGCGGGCTGTCGATGTGCGCGCCCAGGATGTTCATGCCCTCGGTGAGCGGGCGAGCGCCCAGCTGCACCAAAATGACGGCCTTGCCGCGCATGGTTGCCCACACCTTGTCGCCTGAAACAAGTTTGCGACCTGCGGCGATAGCGTTGTCCAGACTTTCGTAGCCCGCGGCCTCGGCGCTGCGGATGGCCGCAGCGGCAAACTCGCGCTCGGTTTTGTTCTCGGAAATGAAATCGATGTAGCTTGCACCAAGCTGCTCAAGCTCGGCAAGCTGGTCTTCGTCGTAGCGCTTCCACGCCGACTCGCGTTCCATACACGCTCCTCACGTTCGGGATTGTCGTTCGCAGATGATACTACGCCAACCGCTCCCGCCGCGCCAGCGCGTGACGGGGCGGTGGTTGTTCGGTTGTCTGAAGGTTACAGATTCCGCGCATTTGGCGAAGGTGGGGATTGCAAGCTGAGCGCTGGGGGATAATCGGGAAGATTGCCAGCCCGAAAACGGCCTTGCGCGATGCGCCTTGCGGTGCGCGCCGGCTGAGGGAAGCTCAACTTCGAAAGGCGCTTCATGCTGCAACTGATAGACGTGTGCAAGTCTTACACGGTGGCGGACTTCACGCAAACGGCGCTCGACCACGTGTCGGTGGCGTTCCGCGACAACGAGTTCGTGGCCGTGCTTGGCCCGTCGGGCTCGGGCAAGACCACCATGCTCAATATCATCGGCGGCCTTGACCATTACGACAGCGGTAACCTGCTTGTCGACGGCGTGTCCACACGCGAGTACAAAGACCGCGACTGGGACACGTACCGCAACAACCGCATTGGCTTCGTGTTCCAGGCATATAACCTTATTCCGCACCAAACCATTTTGGAGAACGTTGAGCTGGCGTTGACGCTGTCTGGCGTTTCGCGTGGCGAGCGTCGCCAGCGTGCTGTTGAGGCGCTGGGCCGCGTGGGCTTGGGCGACCACATCAACAAGAAGCCTAGCCAGCTTTCCGGTGGTCAGATGCAGCGCGTGGCCATTGCCCGTGCGCTTATCAACGATCCGGAAATCCTGCTGGCCGACGAACCCACCGGCGCGCTGGACTCCAAAACCAGCGTGCAGATTATGGATCTGCTGACCGAAATTGCCAACGACCGCCTGGTCATTATGGTCACGCACAACCCTGAACTGGCCGAACGGTATGCCACGCGCATCGTCACGCTGGCAGACGGCGTCATCCGCAGCGACACGCGCCCATTCGACCCTGCCGCCGAAAACGAGCCGCGCCGCGAGGCCAAACAAGCGCGCCGCACCAGCATGTCGTTTTTGACGGCTCTGTCGCTGTCGTTCAAGAACCTGTTGACGAAGAAGGGCCGCACGCTTATGACGGCCTTTGCCGGCAGCATCGGCATCATCGGCATCGCCGCCATCTTGTCGCTGGCTAATGGCGTGAACAACTACATCGCCAATGTCGAAGAGAACGCGCTTTCCGAATACCCGCTGCAAATCCAGGACCAGGGCTTCGACATGACCAGCATGATGGGGCTTGGCGCCGACGGGTCGGGCGATTCGACGGATGCGTCCTCGGGCAGTCAGTCGTCCGATGGCGATTCCGGCAAGCCCGTACACGAGTCGAAGATGATTGCGAATACATTCGACAGCATCGGCAGCAACGACCTGGCATCGTTGAAGGAGTATTTCGATTCGGGCGAATCCGACATCGACCAGTACGTCAGCTCCATCGAATACGGATACAACGTCACGCCGCAGATTTTCGGTCCTGACACGTCCGATGGCGTGCGCCAGGTTAACCCCGACAAGTCGTTCGGCAGCATCGGCTTGGGCGCCGGCACGGCATCGAACGGCATCATGTCGTCGATGATGAGCACGAACATTTTCTACGAGCTGCCGAACAACATGAACATGGCTGAAAGCCAGTACGACGTTGTAGCCGGTCATTGGCCTGAAAGTTACAATGACATCGTGCTGGTGCTCACGCCGAACGGCAATGTCAGCGACTTCATGCTGTATTCCATGGGCCTGCGCGACCATGCTGAGCTTGACGATATGGTGCGCGCCTTCGCGAACGAAGAAGAGGTTGACGCGCCTTCCGATACGCTGTCGTTTACGTACGACGACCTTATGAACGTGGAGTTCAAGCTGGTCAACGCCACGGGCTTCTACCAGTACGATGACGAGTACGGCGTGTGGAAGGACAAGTCGGGCGATTCCGACTACATGAAGGGCCTTGTTGACGGCGGCGACACCTTGAAGATTGCCGGCGTGGTCAAGCCGAAGGAAGACGCGCGAATCACGTCGCTGAAGGTGGGCCTGTATTACCCGACAAGCCTGGTGAACCACCTCATCGACCAGGCAAACGACACGCAAATCGTGAAGGATCAAATCGCGAATCCGTCGAAGAACGTCATTACGGGCAAGTCGTTCGCTGAAGAAGAGGACGAGGCGAAAGACGGCAACCAGCTTGATATGTCCAGCTTGTTTACCATCGACGGCGAGAAGTTGCAAAGTGCGTTCACATTTGATGAAAGCGCGTTGACGTCGGGCCTGGAGGGGGCTGATCTGTCCAGTAGTTTGGACCTCTCTGGCATGAATCTTGACCTGTCGAACATGCCTGCGTTCGATGCGTCGTCCATCAGCATTGACCCGTCCGCTATTGACCTGAGCAGCATGAATCTAGACTTTAGCGGGTTGGACATTAACCTCGACGGCGCGCAGCCTACCATCAAAACCGATGCGCTTACTCAGGGCGTCATGGCGGTGGTGCAGGGGTATCCCGCATGGCTTACCGGCCAGCTGTCCGAGCATCCTGAGTACGCGACGGATCAAAACGCCGCCATTGCCGCCTACCTTGCCGACCCCACCACGCAAGCGGCTATGCAAGCCGCCATTGCCGGTTCTATCGATTTCAGCGGCATGACTGACCAGATTAAGCAGCAGCTGCAGACGCAAATTGGCCAGCAGCTGCAGCAACAATTGCTGCCGGCGCTGACGCAGGCCATCTCGCAGCAGCTGCAAACGCAGCTGGCAAGCGCGGTCGCCCAGTACATGCAAACGGCCATGACCCAGGTGATGACCCAGTTCAGTGGCGCAATCCAGCAGCAAGTCTCCAGCGCCATGAGCGGCTACATGTCCACGCTTTCCGCGAATATGTCCAACGCCATGGGCATCGATGAATCGGCGTTTGCCGATGCGTTCCAAATGAACATGGACGAAAATGACCTGGCTGAGCTCATAGCCAGCCTTATGTCCACGGAAACCAGCAGCTATGACAACAACATGAAGAAGTTCGGCTGGGCCGATTACGCGAAGCCTGCCAGCATCGATATCTATCCGAAGGACTTCGATAGCAAGCAAAGCGTCATCGACATTCTTGACGGCTACAACGATCGCATGAAGGTCGACGGCGATGACGCAAAGGTGGTCAGCTATACCGATATCGTTGGCGCGCTTATGAGCTCGGTTACCACCATCGTGAACATGATTAGCTATGTGCTGGTGGCGTTCGTGGCCATCTCGCTGGTGGTCAGCTCCATCATGATCGGCGTCATCACGTACATCAGCGTGCTTGAGCGCAAAAAAGAAATCGGCATCCTACGCTCCATCGGCGCCAGCAAGGGCGACATCAGCCGCGTATTCAACGCCGAAACCATTATTGTGGGCTTTACGGCGGGCGTCATTGGCATCGGCCTGACCGCGTTGGGATGCATTCCGGCGAACGCCATCGTGTATTCCCTGTTCAACGTAGAGAACGTGGCTATCTTGCCGTGGCAGGCGGCCATCGTACTTGTTGCCATCAGCATGTTCCTGACGTTCTTGGCGGGCCTGATTCCCTCAAGCGCGGCAAGCCGCAAGGACCCGGTGGAGGCGCTTCGCTCCGAATAGGGGGCTCGGTAGGTTTGGGACATCGCGGTGAGGGGTGTGCCTTCGCTGCGATGTCCGCTGATGCCGGCGCAGTGCGAAATTTGTCGCGGCGCGCCGGCCGAAGCGCCCGCCCTGTCGGCGGCGGCAACGGTTTTCTCCCCGTCACGTCGCTAGCAGCTTTCGTGCGTTTCCGCTACACTGCAAGGGTTGATTGTGCGCGCCCGGCGTTTCGCAAGAACGCCGGGCGCTTTTTGTGCATACCGTTCATCGCGCGGTTTGGAGGGCGAATGGAACGCGAAAAGTTCGGAAGCCGCCTGGGCTTCATTCTGGTAAGCGCCGGTTGTGCCATCGGTTTGGGCAACGTGTGGCGCTTCCCCTACATCACCGGCGAGTACGGCGGCGCGGCGT contains:
- a CDS encoding potassium channel family protein — encoded protein: MYVVIAGGGKIGEYLANVLLQSGNDVTIIEEDLDTADRLSVVLQGRYLVIHGDGCDSKFQEDAGIRRADVFVATTGQDDDNLVSCEIAQRVFNVPRCIARVNSPKNLRIFHEVGIECVSSTTLIANLIEEETLLGSVSVASSLTHGNVMLTEVVVPRMRHHSNDAGVLASAIPMPPDSLIAAVASHDNVEVTNEDTVLFPGDKAIVVADNEAIDEVRVVFKTL
- a CDS encoding MOSC domain-containing protein, with product MTQNCDENNQLPNACAACDADCAARQAANDQVNIVEKGRMEGPDAESTTHGTVRAVCVSKRKGTRKTVVDGPVTIEAHHGVAEDAHAGEWHRQVSLLAWESIAKAQARGLDVKEGDFAENITTEGINLMALPLGTQIKIGDDVLLELSQQGKVCHQKCAIYYLAGDCIFPREGIFFVALTTGQVKAGDSIDVVKLGDGTCEYTPQEALDELANTPR
- the purB gene encoding adenylosuccinate lyase translates to MINRYTRPAMGAIWELQNKFSIWKEIEVLACEAQAELGQAGITKEEAQWIRDHADFTVERIDEIEQVTNHDVIAFTTCMAEYIDADVPEGKEKPSRWVHYGMTSSDLGDTALSYQITQAIDIILDDAKQLGETCKRRAFEFQNTLCVGRTHGIHAEPMTFGMKFGSWAWALKRAQTRLEQAREVAATGAISGAVGTYSSIDPYVEQYVCEKLGLTPDPLSTQVLARDRHAQVMCALACAAATLESIAMQVRLLQQTDVIEAEEPFKKGQKGSSAMPHKRNPITAERVCGLARCVKANAQVALDNVALWFERDISHSGTERVALADSFIALDYMFGKMQWMLDGLQTYPAKMEHNVWRTKGLIFSSKVLLALVNTGITREDAYVIVQRNAMAVWEDIQNAVDGPTYRERLEADPEAKLSKETLDEIFDPWDFLTRKDEVFKRLEGLEF
- a CDS encoding aminopeptidase codes for the protein MERESAWKRYDEDQLAELEQLGASYIDFISENKTEREFAAAAIRSAEAAGYESLDNAIAAGRKLVSGDKVWATMRGKAVILVQLGARPLTEGMNILGAHIDSPRLDVKQNPLYESNDFAFLDTHYYGGIKHYQWVTIPLALHGVVAKKDGSVVDVKIGEDPEDPVFCVSDLLIHLANQQMGKKANEVVEGEALDILVGNRPLVVRNDEGEPEEQKEPVKAFALKLLNEKYGVEEEDFLSAELEVVPAGRARDLGFDRSMVLGYGQDDSVCAYTSLVAQLAVAGDELDRTGVCVLVDKEEIGSVGATGMASQFFENTIAEIMELAGEGGMLPLRRALAASAMLSSDVSAGLDPAYASVFEPKNSAYLGRGLVFNKYTGARGKSGSNDARAEYMARIRKIMDDAGVQFQTCELGKVDAGGGGTIAYIPAKYGMDVIDSGVAVLSMHSPWEATSKADIYEAERGYEAFLRA
- a CDS encoding ABC transporter ATP-binding protein/permease gives rise to the protein MLQLIDVCKSYTVADFTQTALDHVSVAFRDNEFVAVLGPSGSGKTTMLNIIGGLDHYDSGNLLVDGVSTREYKDRDWDTYRNNRIGFVFQAYNLIPHQTILENVELALTLSGVSRGERRQRAVEALGRVGLGDHINKKPSQLSGGQMQRVAIARALINDPEILLADEPTGALDSKTSVQIMDLLTEIANDRLVIMVTHNPELAERYATRIVTLADGVIRSDTRPFDPAAENEPRREAKQARRTSMSFLTALSLSFKNLLTKKGRTLMTAFAGSIGIIGIAAILSLANGVNNYIANVEENALSEYPLQIQDQGFDMTSMMGLGADGSGDSTDASSGSQSSDGDSGKPVHESKMIANTFDSIGSNDLASLKEYFDSGESDIDQYVSSIEYGYNVTPQIFGPDTSDGVRQVNPDKSFGSIGLGAGTASNGIMSSMMSTNIFYELPNNMNMAESQYDVVAGHWPESYNDIVLVLTPNGNVSDFMLYSMGLRDHAELDDMVRAFANEEEVDAPSDTLSFTYDDLMNVEFKLVNATGFYQYDDEYGVWKDKSGDSDYMKGLVDGGDTLKIAGVVKPKEDARITSLKVGLYYPTSLVNHLIDQANDTQIVKDQIANPSKNVITGKSFAEEEDEAKDGNQLDMSSLFTIDGEKLQSAFTFDESALTSGLEGADLSSSLDLSGMNLDLSNMPAFDASSISIDPSAIDLSSMNLDFSGLDINLDGAQPTIKTDALTQGVMAVVQGYPAWLTGQLSEHPEYATDQNAAIAAYLADPTTQAAMQAAIAGSIDFSGMTDQIKQQLQTQIGQQLQQQLLPALTQAISQQLQTQLASAVAQYMQTAMTQVMTQFSGAIQQQVSSAMSGYMSTLSANMSNAMGIDESAFADAFQMNMDENDLAELIASLMSTETSSYDNNMKKFGWADYAKPASIDIYPKDFDSKQSVIDILDGYNDRMKVDGDDAKVVSYTDIVGALMSSVTTIVNMISYVLVAFVAISLVVSSIMIGVITYISVLERKKEIGILRSIGASKGDISRVFNAETIIVGFTAGVIGIGLTALGCIPANAIVYSLFNVENVAILPWQAAIVLVAISMFLTFLAGLIPSSAASRKDPVEALRSE